Proteins encoded together in one Caldicellulosiruptor saccharolyticus DSM 8903 window:
- the murJ gene encoding murein biosynthesis integral membrane protein MurJ: protein MSENAKRITKATFLVVVATILSKIFGFFREVVLGAFYGTSYKLDSLIAAQLLPGVFFASILASFSTTFIPIYNEIVVKEGRQRANRFVNKALFLIVTSALLIAIIGWIFSPFIVDIIFKGFDLQKKQLTSQLMRITFFYIIFLGANYIFQGFLQSNENFVIPVLVGLPFNAIIILSAFLKDLFDIYAVAIAFVLGYFSMVIFQIPFAKKKSFKWELDFNINDEYLRKMFKLVLPVFIGSSVMSLNSFVDRYLASYLQEGSISALNYADKLNGLVYGIFSASISAVIYPYLSRFFSSSQQEEFKKYLILSINSLILIMIPITFGVFILSNEIVQVVYERGAFNRKSTYLTSGALMFFSLGYLGYAVRDILSRTFYSIQDTLTPMKNGIFAVAVNIILNVILVRFLQHRGLALGTSIVAYVSVFLLLRSLIEKIGKIDLKNSLVVLLKAIFASVCMLIAIILTKKFVYITTPYLFLTRTINLAIQIFVGVVSYSIVIYSLKVNEIKWLFENSKLVLSKFRDLVAK from the coding sequence ATGTCTGAGAATGCAAAAAGGATTACAAAAGCTACCTTTTTGGTGGTAGTGGCAACAATATTGTCAAAGATATTTGGATTTTTTCGCGAGGTTGTGTTAGGTGCATTTTATGGGACAAGCTATAAATTAGATTCACTAATTGCTGCCCAGCTGTTGCCGGGCGTTTTTTTTGCAAGCATATTGGCTTCATTTTCAACAACATTTATACCAATTTACAATGAAATAGTGGTAAAAGAAGGAAGACAAAGAGCAAATAGGTTTGTAAACAAAGCTCTTTTTTTAATTGTGACTTCTGCTCTTTTGATTGCAATCATTGGTTGGATTTTTTCACCTTTTATAGTTGACATAATATTTAAAGGCTTTGATTTGCAAAAAAAGCAGCTTACTTCACAGCTTATGAGGATTACTTTCTTTTATATAATCTTTTTAGGGGCTAATTATATATTCCAAGGTTTTCTACAATCAAATGAAAATTTTGTTATTCCAGTATTGGTAGGACTCCCTTTTAACGCAATAATCATTCTTTCTGCTTTCCTCAAAGATTTGTTCGATATATACGCTGTTGCAATTGCCTTTGTTTTAGGGTATTTTTCAATGGTGATATTTCAAATACCATTTGCTAAGAAAAAAAGCTTTAAATGGGAACTTGATTTTAATATAAACGATGAATATCTACGAAAAATGTTTAAGCTTGTCTTGCCAGTTTTTATTGGTTCATCTGTGATGTCATTAAACTCTTTTGTGGATAGGTATTTAGCTTCATATTTACAAGAAGGAAGTATTTCAGCATTAAACTATGCTGATAAACTCAACGGCTTAGTTTATGGTATCTTTAGTGCTTCAATTTCAGCAGTTATTTACCCTTATCTCTCACGGTTTTTTTCAAGTAGCCAACAAGAAGAGTTTAAAAAGTATTTGATACTTTCAATTAACTCTCTAATTTTGATAATGATTCCAATTACATTTGGAGTTTTTATTCTTAGCAATGAAATAGTCCAAGTTGTTTACGAAAGAGGAGCGTTTAATAGAAAGTCCACATACCTTACAAGTGGCGCACTTATGTTTTTCTCCTTAGGGTATTTAGGCTATGCAGTAAGAGATATACTCAGCAGGACATTTTATTCAATCCAAGATACATTGACACCTATGAAAAACGGGATATTTGCTGTTGCTGTTAACATTATTTTAAATGTAATTCTTGTGAGGTTTTTGCAGCACAGAGGTTTGGCTCTTGGGACAAGTATTGTGGCATATGTATCAGTATTTTTACTTTTGAGAAGCTTAATTGAGAAAATAGGGAAAATAGATTTAAAAAATTCGTTAGTTGTCCTTTTAAAAGCAATTTTTGCATCAGTGTGTATGTTAATAGCAATTATTCTCACAAAGAAATTTGTATATATAACAACACCTTATTTGTTTTTAACACGCACAATAAATTTAGCAATCCAGATATTTGTTGGAGTGGTTTCATACTCAATTGTAATTTATTCTTTAAAGGTCAATGAGATCAAGTGGCTCTTTGAAAACTCAAAACTTGTGTTAAGCAAATTCAGAGATTTAGTTGCAAAATGA
- a CDS encoding acyl-CoA dehydratase activase-related protein, with translation MKITFPHMGNLYMVAKPLFEELGFEVIVPPPNNRKTLEIGKNYSPEFICMPFKLNVGNFVQAIEMGADTIVMFGGCGPCRFGYYGALQKEILKDAGFDVQMIVIEPLHYGVKNFLSEAGKVFAKKNLIGILPKIYSLAKMIDRIEKRVHFLRPREMVKGNVDKIYNRFRIEALKTKGIEQMKKLIETTNVLLDNVYVVDENVKKIGIVGEIYTIIDDFANLNIEKIIGDMGYEVERNLYISYWIDNHLIYPLLRKKDPVVKRYSKDIMENLIGGHARETIAYTKWFESKHFAGVVHVFPLTCMPEIIAKSVLANLRNELRVPLLHIVVDEMEGDVGLKTRLEAFLDLIESRSDKSGQTKLLSWN, from the coding sequence ATGAAAATTACATTTCCGCACATGGGTAATCTCTACATGGTTGCAAAACCACTTTTTGAAGAACTTGGATTTGAAGTCATTGTCCCACCACCGAATAACAGAAAGACTTTGGAGATTGGTAAAAACTACTCACCTGAGTTTATATGTATGCCGTTTAAGCTCAACGTAGGAAACTTTGTTCAGGCAATTGAAATGGGGGCTGATACAATTGTGATGTTTGGTGGATGTGGACCGTGCAGGTTTGGATACTATGGTGCACTTCAAAAAGAGATCTTAAAAGACGCTGGATTTGACGTTCAGATGATTGTAATTGAACCACTTCATTATGGAGTTAAAAATTTTTTATCTGAAGCAGGGAAGGTCTTTGCCAAGAAAAACTTAATTGGTATTTTGCCTAAAATCTATAGTTTGGCAAAGATGATTGACAGGATTGAAAAAAGAGTGCATTTTCTAAGACCCAGGGAAATGGTAAAAGGAAATGTTGATAAGATATATAATCGATTTAGAATTGAAGCTTTGAAAACAAAGGGCATTGAGCAAATGAAAAAGTTAATAGAAACAACTAATGTACTTTTAGATAATGTGTATGTAGTGGATGAAAATGTAAAAAAGATTGGAATTGTAGGTGAGATATATACCATTATAGATGACTTTGCAAATCTCAATATTGAAAAGATAATAGGAGACATGGGATATGAGGTGGAGAGAAATCTATATATTTCATACTGGATCGACAATCATTTGATATATCCATTGCTGAGAAAAAAAGACCCAGTTGTAAAAAGATATTCAAAAGACATAATGGAAAATCTAATTGGTGGTCACGCAAGAGAGACAATTGCCTACACGAAATGGTTTGAAAGTAAACATTTTGCAGGTGTGGTTCATGTCTTTCCTCTCACGTGTATGCCAGAGATAATAGCAAAGTCTGTATTGGCTAATCTCAGAAATGAACTTAGAGTGCCTCTATTGCACATTGTGGTAGATGAAATGGAAGGTGATGTGGGGCTAAAAACGCGTTTAGAGGCCTTTTTAGATTTAATCGAGTCAAGGAGTGATAAAAGT
- a CDS encoding acyl-CoA dehydratase activase-related protein, which yields MKVGIPNSFCYIGMEKFLANFLSEISDESEVIFSGPTTNEMVEFGVQNSIEEICMPAKVFMGHIEYLVKYKKVDAILLPRLTSLRYRTYSCPKIIGIPDLVKTHYAHMRIISPELNLRNGTSYVNDFLVEFGKHFTNDKRRLKKIVEGFANSKFFEYLPPIAKDKKNILVLGHSYVIFDNNLNKGILQIIKDSGYNPIYPLYHHISDKEITVELQKPFFWSTAQNIYEYFYWTQKNLKLDGIVYLMTFGCGIDSILEELIRRRCKILNLPYLCITLDEHSANLGIQTRIEAFIDMIGWREENENYISAHG from the coding sequence ATGAAAGTAGGAATTCCAAATAGCTTTTGTTATATAGGAATGGAAAAATTTTTGGCTAATTTCCTCTCAGAAATATCAGATGAGTCAGAAGTAATCTTCTCTGGACCTACAACAAACGAGATGGTAGAGTTTGGAGTACAAAATAGCATAGAAGAGATTTGTATGCCCGCAAAGGTATTCATGGGTCACATTGAATACTTAGTAAAATACAAAAAAGTTGATGCTATTTTACTGCCAAGGCTGACCTCACTTCGGTATAGAACTTATTCATGTCCTAAAATTATTGGAATTCCTGACTTAGTAAAAACACATTATGCTCACATGAGGATAATTTCACCAGAGCTGAACTTAAGAAATGGGACGTCTTATGTAAATGATTTTTTAGTCGAATTTGGCAAACATTTCACAAATGATAAAAGACGATTGAAAAAGATTGTAGAAGGCTTTGCTAATAGCAAGTTTTTTGAATATTTGCCGCCAATTGCAAAAGACAAAAAGAATATTTTAGTCTTGGGGCACAGTTATGTCATCTTTGACAATAATCTCAATAAAGGAATTCTGCAAATTATAAAGGATAGTGGCTATAATCCAATCTATCCTTTATACCATCACATTTCAGACAAAGAGATTACAGTTGAGTTACAAAAACCTTTCTTTTGGTCAACTGCTCAAAACATTTATGAATATTTTTACTGGACTCAGAAAAATTTAAAACTTGACGGAATTGTATATCTAATGACGTTTGGTTGTGGAATAGATTCCATTTTAGAAGAACTAATTAGAAGAAGATGCAAGATATTAAATTTGCCTTATCTTTGTATTACTTTAGATGAACATTCTGCCAACCTCGGAATTCAGACAAGAATAGAAGCTTTTATTGATATGATTGGATGGAGGGAAGAAAATGAAAATTACATTTCCGCACATGGGTAA
- a CDS encoding GNAT family N-acetyltransferase: MIIRKATISDIPQILSIYNYEVLNSSSTFDTRPKSTEDFLKLFDMHSYKYPIYVVEDGTNSIIGYGYLSPFSDKEGYSITVEDSIYIHHLHRGKGIGKMLLKFLIQKAREKGFKNIIAKICAENQPSLNLHKSLGFVEVGKLYSVGYKFNRYLDVIILQLNL, from the coding sequence ATGATTATTAGGAAGGCCACAATCTCTGACATACCACAAATTTTATCAATTTATAACTACGAAGTTTTAAACTCATCCTCAACATTTGATACCCGACCAAAGTCTACCGAGGATTTTTTAAAGTTATTTGATATGCACAGTTATAAATACCCAATTTACGTAGTTGAAGATGGTACGAACTCAATAATTGGCTATGGTTATCTTTCGCCTTTTTCTGATAAAGAAGGATACTCTATTACTGTGGAAGATTCTATATATATTCATCACCTTCACAGAGGCAAAGGTATTGGCAAAATGCTTTTAAAATTTTTGATCCAAAAGGCCAGAGAAAAAGGATTTAAAAATATAATTGCTAAAATTTGTGCTGAAAATCAACCAAGCCTTAACTTGCACAAATCCTTAGGATTTGTTGAGGTTGGGAAACTATATAGTGTAGGTTATAAATTTAACAGATATTTAGATGTTATCATTTTGCAACTAAATCTCTGA
- the nth gene encoding endonuclease III, with translation MTKTQKAIYVIEKLLEIYPEPKCTLDYNKPYELLIATILAAQSTDERVNKITTKLFKKYPTLEHFANANLEELERDIKPVGFYKNKAKSIKETAKILIDKYNGALPDSIEALTKLKGVGRKTANVIMANIFGVPSIIVDTHCMRLSNRIGFVKSKDPDKIEFELRKIVPFDMYTTFSNLMVYHGRATCKARKPKCSECIINNVCDFYKRLSNDIILNV, from the coding sequence ATTACAAAAACACAAAAGGCAATATACGTAATAGAAAAACTTTTAGAGATCTACCCAGAGCCAAAGTGTACCTTAGATTATAATAAACCATATGAGCTTTTAATAGCAACAATTTTAGCAGCACAGAGTACTGATGAACGTGTAAATAAGATAACAACTAAGCTTTTCAAAAAGTATCCTACTCTTGAGCACTTTGCAAATGCTAATTTGGAAGAGTTGGAAAGAGACATAAAACCTGTTGGATTTTATAAAAACAAAGCAAAGAGCATAAAAGAAACAGCAAAGATTCTCATTGATAAGTACAATGGTGCTTTGCCAGATAGCATTGAAGCGTTAACAAAGCTGAAAGGTGTGGGTAGAAAAACAGCAAATGTCATAATGGCAAACATCTTTGGAGTACCTTCCATAATAGTTGACACACATTGTATGAGACTTTCAAACAGAATTGGTTTTGTGAAAAGCAAAGACCCTGACAAGATAGAGTTTGAACTGAGAAAAATAGTTCCTTTTGACATGTACACTACATTTAGCAATCTCATGGTTTATCATGGAAGGGCTACATGTAAAGCAAGAAAACCTAAGTGTAGTGAATGCATTATAAACAATGTATGCGACTTTTACAAGAGGTTGTCTAATGACATAATTCTAAATGTTTGA
- a CDS encoding mannose-1-phosphate guanylyltransferase: MQKFAVVMAGGGGTRFWPLSRSSSPKQFLNLSGNDILINETIDRISKVIPKKNIFIVTNINQKEMIEKVLDSEVDRNNIIYEPIGRNTAACILYAALKIKKLHEDGIMCVFPSDHYIKDNEGFAEVLNTCIEIAEKTDKLITIGINPTFPSTGYGYIKFDKDSQDKYDKKAYEVLEFVEKPSFDKAKSYIKSGNYLWNSGMFVWKLDTIIQNFNRFLPRIYNKFYSIYEYLWTEDEFKYVSEIYPSLQDISIDYGIMERADEVVVVPGDFGWNDVGSWDSLGAIFPPDEDGNIIKALHVGIDTRDCIIYGNNRLIATINVSDVIIAETEDAVLVCAKNRAQDVKKIVEMLKEKKLDKFI; this comes from the coding sequence ATGCAGAAATTTGCAGTAGTTATGGCAGGTGGTGGCGGCACAAGGTTCTGGCCTTTATCAAGGAGTTCATCACCTAAGCAGTTTTTAAACCTCTCTGGAAATGACATATTAATCAATGAGACTATTGATAGGATATCAAAGGTAATTCCAAAGAAGAATATATTTATTGTGACAAATATAAACCAAAAAGAGATGATAGAAAAGGTTTTGGATAGCGAGGTTGATAGAAATAATATCATCTATGAGCCAATAGGCAGAAATACAGCTGCATGTATTTTATATGCAGCACTAAAGATTAAAAAACTACATGAAGATGGGATCATGTGTGTATTTCCTTCTGACCACTATATAAAGGACAATGAGGGCTTTGCTGAGGTGTTAAATACCTGTATTGAAATCGCAGAAAAGACTGATAAACTAATAACAATTGGAATTAATCCAACATTCCCATCAACTGGATATGGATATATCAAATTTGATAAAGACTCGCAGGACAAGTATGACAAAAAAGCATATGAGGTTTTGGAATTTGTTGAAAAACCGTCATTTGACAAGGCAAAGTCTTATATAAAAAGTGGTAACTATCTGTGGAACAGTGGTATGTTTGTATGGAAACTTGACACAATTATTCAGAATTTTAACAGATTTTTGCCAAGAATATACAATAAATTTTACTCTATCTATGAATACCTATGGACAGAAGATGAATTCAAATATGTAAGTGAGATATATCCAAGTTTGCAGGATATCTCAATTGACTATGGTATAATGGAAAGAGCTGATGAGGTTGTTGTTGTACCGGGTGATTTTGGCTGGAATGATGTAGGTTCATGGGACTCCTTAGGCGCAATCTTCCCACCAGATGAGGACGGAAACATTATCAAGGCGTTGCATGTTGGTATAGATACGCGAGACTGTATAATTTATGGGAACAATAGACTTATTGCTACTATCAATGTTTCAGATGTTATTATTGCAGAGACAGAAGATGCTGTTTTGGTTTGTGCAAAAAACAGAGCTCAAGATGTCAAAAAGATTGTTGAGATGCTCAAAGAAAAGAAACTGGACAAGTTCATATAA